The nucleotide sequence CATGGAAGACACCATCAACTTTCGTCGCCACATATCTGACCGACACCCTCGCTTCGGAGGCGGCATTCGGACGTGCGGTGTTGGGGGTTCCTTTGGGCAGGTCCCGCCCGttgggcctcccaccatcgtaACAGTGCCACTCTGTGCAAtagtggagtgggagacaggtaagagaggagcgaagtaaattccccaaaactcactggtttggggatttacgagcgacgatacttacctgtctttCCCTCCTCCCACCACCACTCGGGACCTACCCGACGACACAAACGCCAACTAGACCGCTGAGCACCACATGACTCAGGACGCCGCCCTTACCGCGAGCTCCTGGGATCGTCAGCTAGCCTCTCCCGGCCGCACAGGCCTCACATGTCTCACCTGGTTCATAACGAACTCTTCCAACAGGACCCTGAGACGCTCGACGATCGCGACACTCCTCTTACACCCATCCTGATTGAGGTGAGTGCTCATACCCTAACAGGGCTTCTTTTCGAACTGATACCTCTAACATGCACCAGTTCGAGCGCACTCCAGTGTAAGATTACCGTCGCACATAACATCACTTGCACCCCACCTCCATGTCACCGGGTGGGGGCTTCTCTGATGATCAGCGGAGCTCGCGCACGCTTCTTCGCCGCCCTCGGCTCCCCCTTAGGTGCCACCCGCCCTCCCTACCCGAACGAGGGGCAAGCTGCCTGCTTGTGTCCTGGGATAGATTCGGAAGGAGGAGTTAGTGGGCGGTGCctagggagcgagggcgcagtgctaaaatattccaaatgtgtagttaggtagataggaaagtgcaatagtggagtgggagacaggtaagtatcgtcgctcgtaaatccccaaaccagtgagttttggggatccaattatatccaaatttgaaggtgttgtatgaaacaaataatgaatggtttccatttgtGCAATAGTACATATATTACATtcgttgaaaaatgtaatttgttccattcaactcagctgcgcctcgttgaatggaacattccatcttttaactcatgaaatatttgcactattgcactcataaccatgtATAATTTGTATACTATCTTAAAGGAAGGTGTACTATTGAATTGTGTTTGTGATATTTATCATAGCCCCACAAAAGTATCCATCCTCAAATCATCTGTGTGAAACAATGCAAATCTACAGTTTGCaccacatttgactgtatgtatgtcccgattctgaccaacaattgaatgtaccatgcactgaatcatgtgtgtgaaaatcatcATAGCTGCCACAGGGTATAGATACTGCTTCAGACTatgctatttctatatttctggtCGATCCTTTGTTTCgcagcctcaaaactgcttggtatggaacgggttcagtagaatattttcacctgttatatgagggatttatattctgttatattttatattcttagggtatatagattacatctattgtgtattctagcttgtatagtttaatacccatacctataattattgtcttaaattaatttaccaaaatattatggTACATACCATAGTATTCATTTCCTCCTGAGGTACTTCATCATGCTCTTCATTAGTTGTCTGCAAAAAGTACAATCAGTAAATTATTGatcttgattgaaataaatataatgcttaGAGATTTAGGACCTGTCTATATTGGggtgtgttattaaaatgatcaagaatTTCCACACAATTGGCATCCATACAGGAGTGTATTATCAATATAATCACCACTCGGTTCAGGGGACCACCAATTGCCTTCCTTATCTGATGGAACATTTCCCCCGTATTAGGCCATATATGCTAATCAATGGCTGAAGAGGattaacctactgtatagtCTGACAGTAGCTTGATCTAGGAACCTTGTGATGACAAAGTGGGATACACAGCTTCTGAATGGCACCTCTGCCCTAAATGTCTTGACTGACCAATACACGATAGCGTAATATAGTTAACATGCAGCTACCACAACTGACGTTGTTtagatacaatttaaaaaaaaggtgtacTAGGGcttattgaatcatgtttgtgaaatttaccatagccccacaaaagtatccatggtcaaatcatctgtgtgaaacaatgcaaatctacagtttgcaccacatttgactgtatgtatgtcccgattctgaccaacaattgaatgtaccatgcactgaatcatgtgtgtgaaaatcatcATAGCTGACACAGCGTATAGATACTGCTTCAGACTATACTATTTCTATACCTCTGGTTGATCCTTTGTTTCgcagcctcaaaactgcttgGTATGGGACGGGTTCAGTAGAATATTTTGACCTGTTATATGAGGGATTCAATATGCCCattctgatatattttatatgctAAGGGTATATAGATTACATTGAGATATATTATAGATGtgtattttcaataattaaCCACTGGGTTCCCGGGACCACCAATTGCCTTCCTTATGGAAAATTACTCCCGTATTTGACCATATCTCATTACTTGTCTTTTATTGAATTGGTTAGGGTCGATAAGAAGTGTCATCTCTGGTCAACTAACGCATGCTTCATAAATGCTGGCAATTTCTCAATCAATGTGAATGCGAGTTGAACTTGTAAGACACATAAAAAAGTATTGTTATTTCACagcattttaattaaattttaatgttaCCTTCTTTCTCCAAGGGCAATAACCACCATAGTCATATGTTATCTCCTCCCCTGGTAGTATTTTCTTCTTAGCATATAGACAAAGATGTGGTATTACATCATCTTTTGCAACCTTCATGAAGCAGTTGGCATTCCTTTTGTCATCATTGACAAGTCTTCCTAGGGAGTTGTCCTCCTTTGTAGCATCAACACTGCAAAGATATAAAATAAGACTGTTTTACATTGAATTAACTTGTAAAATCAATCTTGCTCTATAAGCAGTGTATAACTTCAGTAAACAACATCAAAAAAGTTATTCTAAACATTCATGGTGCCACATCCAGCAATGTTTGTTAAACATGGCATAAAATATTTATGCAAGAAGTGGCATCACAAGATTTTTGAAAAACCCCAAAGCTAAGATGGAGAGAGACAAATTACAAGTATACAGTATGAGTTTATATGAGTATAATTATTAGTATCATAAAAGTGATTTGTTATTTCCTGTTTGCAAATACTCAGAAGCATATATTCCATCAAAGATTTTTGCACTTTGGATATAAGTGAGGTATCGATCTCTGTAATATATGTCTAAATATTCTCCCAAAAATTTAGTAGGAAGATAATGATagtattttcaatgttttctgtCTTTGTTGTAACCTGTATTGTCATAAATAGctgttaaaatattgtttgattGATAATTTACCAGAGATTTTGTCCATTATGCATGAAGAAATAAAGGTAGGTTATGTCTGCAACTTTTTTCTGACATCTTATTTCAGCATTTTTCCTTGTGGTGAGATCCCCTCTGTATTGTAGGAGAAATTCTCCAGAGGATATTTCCTCTGTTGCAAAGACTCCTCTACCTTACAAAAGAAAATGGTCTTAAAGTCAGCATAGTTTTAGATCACACACAAAGATGTACAGTAACTCAGTATTTTTTTGGGAACACCATAGTTTCTGATGCAGCCAATTACAAATTTAGTATTATTTATCATGGTTAAGTCTGCATTTGCAATTTAAAGACAATTTCACTTAATATTTGCATTGGGTTTGGTGAGCTCTTAATTGCACCGTTAAATTTCGTcaaaaaatactaataaaaagATACTTTCTCTGTGAACTATATTAGGCTGCCAGACTATGCCAGAAAATTTCATCTATAACAGCTAGTGtctaattataaaaaaaaaaaaattttctaaGGGAGGCCCTTAGGTATTTGTTGGGCTGCCAATGCAAATGGTaggaaataattcaaataaaaacatatgGGCATCAGGCTTCCCAGCCCACCCCCATTTAACCTCACAACTGCTACACTCCTTGCTCTCACTGCAGCCCCTGTTCATAGAACCCTGGATTAGCCCTGGTATGCAAGCTAGtgaattcaaatttttgtttatgCTAATTTGATGATACTCTAGGTAACATTGAATGCTGACAATTAATGGCAACAACTTTTCCCAAGACTTAGCAAGGAATAActcattaaatattatttgaCGCATACCTTTTTCCTTATTTATCCATTGAACAGATAACCCATTTCTATCTGCCAAttttttgtttaggtttggtgtAGGTTGACGTCTGCACCGTAAGTTATACATCTGCAAAATAAACTGACACAGTTATAGGCTTGAAAAGCAAAGTTTAAGTGAGAAATACATGAATAATATAACTTTCCAAATGTAACTAAATCAGTTTCAAAAATCTactaaaatttaactaaaatctGTTTACTTGTTATATCTGCTGCTGCCACTTCTATTGTTTAAATTCAAATAATAAATTCTGAATCAAgttgtggggaaggggggggggggttagtatATACCCATCTTAATTATGGACCAaactttattttcaaagtaaattaCTATGATGGACCATTACAAACTGAAAATACTGACCACCTAATTTCCAGGAGGAAAGGTATcgtgagacccccccccccccaagtttcCCTTATATGGGAGAGGAACCAAAGTGCCAAAACAATGTACTATCATGGACaattacaaaaatggaaaaacttttCTTTCAGGGTGAGAATGGTCACAAAGGGCTCCTGATTTGGTTGGGGAGGGTGTTGATTTACCCCATCTAATTTATTGACCAAAGTTTGTTAACACAACTTACTATGATGGACcattacaaaaatgaaaatactcAATCCTGACCCCACTGTTCATGACTCAACTGTGTATCATGAAGTCACCATATATAGGTTAGTGTTTACTAATATGCAACCCTTATTTCACCACTCCTTGTGTAGTACAGTGCACAATTTACAGAGCTAAGGCAAGACTTTTGGTTCTCAGATTGGTTCATAATCATAGCTCACAGTTTTCTCCCTTAAGTCCTTTAAGTCTACTGGATTTAATTTTAGCTCAGACTGCACATGTCAGAAGGAAGTTTGTCTATGATTTTAGTCAGCAAAATCAATTTCATGATGATATTGTGTATACTGCCTATACTATATGATATTTCTAGCCTACCACACTTTATGTAGTGTTGGTTAGGCTGATACTTTAGTAGTGTGGTATTTAGTGTGGATATATCATGCTAAAGGAACCTCCTTAGAATGTTTATACTATGTAATATGTATAGAATTTCTAAACAATATCAGAAATCCTCAGGCAACATATCCTATACAGTAGGCTTGCTTAGAATTTAGTAGATGTTCAATTAACTCCAAAAATAGGACCTAGGCCTAGCTAGAAGCCATATcacaatattattaatattagccTATTTACTTGTCAGTAAAATGGCAATAGGCAGCGCTTAGCTTAAATAATGGGAGTAAATTAAAATATGCAGGCACAGCTAGATAGGCTAGGTGCTCTCTAGTAGGGGTCTGCccaatattcataaggtccgctATTCATAAgagtcattgttcataaggttcgttattcataacatGCATTTTTTCGATAAAAAGTTTGTTGTTCATTATGAAAAGGGATCATAATTCATAAGATCCGGTATTCGTAATGGAAACTTATTCGGTTAACTTATTCCTTATTCATAATAAGACAAAGGGTTCCTTATTCATAATAGAGCAAAGAGTGCGTAATCCATATTAGACAAAAAGGTTCTTTATTCCTAATCATTAAATGGGACAAAGGGTTAATTCGATATTCATACAGTAATGGAGCAAACGTTCCATAATCCATAAAGGGAAAAAGTTttcttattcataataggagagAAGTGCGATATTCATACAAGTGTAATTGGCAaggcctattatgaataacgaaccctTCTTCCCATTATGGATAACGAACCTATTTGTCTaaatgaatatcgaaccctttgtcttattatgaataatgaacCTTTGCtctattatggattacgaacccttttCACCATTCTGAATATCCAACCCTTTTACCAATTATGaacaacaaacatttttctttcattaggAATAACGAACCATATAAACAATGAACCTTTTTgctcattatgaatagcgaaccttatgaacaatgaaccttatggatATAGAACGTTACCTTATGAATATCCGGCTGTCACCCTCTAGTATACCATTAATTGATACGTCTGGCCTGCATTTGAGCTATAAAACTTGACACAAATCTTCATATCTTGCAACCCTAACTACCGTTAAGTTATTATGTATGATGACATGTCTCTAGGAATACAGCGTAACTTTCAGTGGGCTAAAACAAATCCGAGCAGCATGCATCATAGTGCAGTTTAACTACTTTAACATCAGCTCAGGGCTTGAGCTTTTACATAGGCGTAGTACTATTCGGGTATGATTACGATATGGTACAGAACCTTATCTAACAACTAGCCTTTGTTAAATTGGTGAATGACTTAATGTTATTgacctagcctaggctatagaCAGTACATGTGTGGCCTGGAATTTCAAACACAGGCCTtactaaaaatatataatttcacaacaactggtatatttaattattcaaattccaAATTCAAGCTGCACCaagtaacaaaaataaatgaagctATTAAATTGTAACCTCCAAGATCTAACCTATATCCTACTACTTATAAcatgtaggctaggcctagcctaggatTGAATCATTAATATATTCTGTGGCAGCCTAGTCTTTAGCCTAGCCTATAGCATACCATGTTATGTGCCTATCTACAACAGTAAAGGGTATATGAAGACTagctaggcctatagcctaggctttttaatattcaaattgatcctttatctttttttattatgaCTTTCCCCTAATTTTTATACATGCTCACCTTTAAAATGTCATTGTTTCTATCTTCTTAAATCCCAGTTGAAAGAACATCTTCAACCCTGCCAACATGTCAGTGATATGTACTGTAGGGTGTTGCTTCTGTATTACTTTGAGGGCGCTATTCTGCAATGTTGAATCAGTTTCTTTACATTGATAAAATGTAAATCCTTGTTCACACTAATTAGACCACTTGTGTGAGTTCTCTGCATACACTTGTGATTCGTAGTCCTCTTGAttcacaagtgtatgtaaaAAAATTGGGAGAAATTCTGCCCCACATACGTATACAATgttagtatgtgtgtgtgtgtgtgtgtgacgccaagcttgaaattaggttttctcagcaatcccaaagtggattgatctcattcttggtatataggttacccatcatgagtagacgatccctatttattttggtgctaatatcttGAATATTAATGTGTGGGcagggcttagagtgattttcaacaaatgtcaatatcttcgcaaccgtaagttcaattttcatggaacttggttGGTGGTACTagaggaaagtcctctatatgaatatggtgacagttgtccaatctcattattatttatgaggggcggggctaagtgttgtttttctcaaaaaagcttgaaattaggttttctcagcaatcccaaggtggattgatctcattcttggtacatagattacccatcatgagtagacgatccctattttttttggtgctaatatcatgactattaatgagtgggcagggcttagaGGGATTTTCAACAAAGATCAATATCCTTGCAACTgtaagttcaattttcatggaacttggtttggtggtacTAGAGGAAAGTCCTCAATGTgaatatggtgacagtttgtccaatctcattTTATTCATGAAGGGGCGGCGGcgctaagtgttgtttttcgcaaaaaaagcttgaaattaggttttcttaGCAATCCCAAGGGGgattgatgtcatacttggtacataggttacccatcatgagtagacgatccctgtccattttggtgctaatatcatgacttaatgagtgggcagggcttagagtgattttcaacaaatgtcaatatcctcgcaaccgtaagttcaattttcatggaacttggtttggtggtacTAGAGGAAATTAAGTCCTCTTTATgaatatggtgacagtttgtccaatatcattattattagtgaggggcggggctaagtgttgtttttcgccaaaaagcttgaaattaggttttctcagcaatcccgaggggattgatgtcatacttggtacataggttacccatcatgagtagatgATCCCTGTTAATTTTGGTGCCAATATCATGAACATTTATGAGTGGGCGGAGCTTCGAGCGAATTCctcaaaatgtcaatatcacAGCAACTGTAAGTTTGATTTTCATCAAaacttggtttggtggtacaGGAGTAAAGTCCTCTATGGCTGtggtgacagtttgtccaatctcattattattagtGAGGGGTGGGGCTAAAGCTAAGTGTTTTTTTGTGCAAAACTTGCTTGTAATGCCCAAAACTCAGAAGTGTCAAAGTAGGTTGATGTCATATTTGGCACAGAGGTTACCCATAGTGAGTACAGTAGATGTACCCTTTTGATTTTGGTGATGTCTTGAATACTAATGAGTACATGGGGCTTAGACTGATGTCAATATCTCTGTAACCGTAGGTTCGATTTTAATGAAACTTGGTTTTGTGGTACTAGAGTAAAATTCTCTTTATGGATGTGGTGACAGTTTTTCCCAATCTCATtttattcatgaggggcggggctaagttgtttttcgcaaaaaaatAGATATGAATCTATTGATTTTAGTGATGATATCATGAACATTAATGAGTaggcggggcttagagtgattttcaacaaaggTCAATATCTCTGCAATCGTAAGTTTGATTTTCGTGAaacttggtttggtggtacTAGAGTAATGTCCTCTATATGGATATGGTGACCTTTTTTGCAATCTCATTAGAAAAAAGACTACTGCATGCAAAGAGTGCGAACTTCATGTTTGTCCTTATTTCGTATATAACAGAAATTTGAATTCTGTTGGGGCGGCTGAAACCAGCAGAATAATGTCACATTTATCTTCATGAGATCATAATGGTCACATTGATGATCAAAAGTacacaataatatattttttgctcTCCAATGAAGTCATATTTTTTCCCGACTTTATGTTTGTCCTTATTTCGCATATAAGAGAAATTTGAATTACGTTGGGGCGGTTGAAACCAGCAGAATAATGTCACATATTTATCTTCATGAGATCATAATGGTCACATTGATGATCAAAAGTacacaataatatatttttggcTCTCCTATGAGGTCATAATTTTTCCTGACAGGGTTGGCTGTAGCCCCTCCCCTGTTTCCCCTCTGGTGCCACCACTTGCCTATATGGCAAGTTAATGGGGTGTTAACAGATTGTGGGTCCAACATTATCTAGGGCCCATTTTGGCTTCTATGAAAACCTACAAAATGCTTCTTGTCATACAGTTAATAATGGATGATTCTGAAAGTTGGCCATAGTGTTGATTGACCAGAGGGCCCTATGGGGAGTTCACAGATCTTTGGTGTAAGGTCATCTAGGGCCCAAAATGGACACTTTTGAGGATCAACTTGAAAATGCTTCTTGTCCTCAGTACATTTACTATTATGAATGATTATGAAAGTCCGTCATAATGTTTGTTGATCAGTGTTTCATATGAGGTCTTCACAGATATGGGGTCCAAAGTTATCTGGCCCATTTGGTCCCTCTTATGAAAACCTACAAAAACGCTTCTTGTCATACAGTTTATAATAGGTGATTATGAAAGTATGTTTGTTGACCAGTGGGTGTTATGGGGTCTTCACACATTTTGGGTCCAGGGTGATTTCGGCCTGTTTGGGCTCTCTAATGGAAAATTATAAAATGCTTTTTATAATGCAGTTAATAATGAATGATTACAAAAGTTGGTCATAATATTTGCCGACCAGTCTGGGATGAGctactgcaccattggtgctcttgtTTTCAATTAGTAAAGAGTAGCTGCAACAGAGTGTTTTTCGAGACCAGTTGGCCCATAGTTCAAGATCAATTGGTAATGTGTGTGCATATAAAGCAGGTCTGCTGATAGCAAGGAACAACATTTGTGTTATTtctacattaatattcataaaaggtcggaaccaagtgtacacaatgaacctacagtaatattttgATGCCAAGGAATCTCAAAACCTCTTGGTTTTCTTGTTATTTAGTAAAAATAAGTTTCTATTTTGTCTGTATTGATGTTAAGCGGCCTTTAACATAAGTTGATTAGTTGGATGCATGAATGGATGTACAAATTCATATTCGTTCACTATTCACTACATGCTAATTTACATTTCCTTACATTCAACAGTGAAGCCGCAACTTGAATATCCTGTGATTGAAGGGTGTCAAGATAAAAGTAAACTATGCTACATGCTATACAAAAACCCTCTGGAATTGAGCTGCTCTGTTGAAAATGTCCGACCTAGTATTTCTTTCATTTGGAATCAGCGAAACTCTCAGCGTGATAAACTTTTGGAGTCGAACATGACAATAATTAAAAACAGTGAAGTAACATTCAATACTCGTTCGACTGTTAAACTACATAACAACTCCCCATTATTGTCAGTATTGGTATGTAGCGTAAACGAGAACACTTGGATCTTGGAGGAGAATGAGACGTTGGTTATCTTAGAGAATGGAAGCGAAGACATATCACACAGTCCTATTAGACATCTTGTTGAGCTTCATACTACTATGACTCTACCCTGTAATGACTTTAACGAAAGGATTCTAGTTTGGAAGAGATCCACTGATAGACCTGAAACCCCAGAAGTCATTCTAATTAGAGTGCAAACCTGGAAAGAGGATTTTAATGAAACATACAACAAGGATTTCAGATTGAAACCTGATGGGTCACTGATGTTGCCACAGACTGAATTGTATCACCAGGGCATTTATACTTGTGTCGCCAGCGATTATGACATGGATCATATACAAACAATCGATGTTGTTATTTTCAGTAAGTACTTTGATGtacataaatgttataaaatccGCATCTAATAACCTACAGTATACTTCGTAAAGGGCAGGCGCAAACATATTTCATTACagaacaaaccccaagtacacaccATTACAACCTatgcaaaacataaaaaaaaagtacatttttaatTGAAcatcttttttcccctttcaaaaaccacaacttcttctgaaAAGAACCAAAATCTCTTCCAATCCTACCGATGATTgaatttatttgaaaacaattaGATCACAACAATCAAGCACAAGGCACAGGGTTAACAACATTtaattgtcaatattttcaaGATAAAAACAGTCAATGATGCTTGTCCAAATTTTCAGTGatctgattggctaatagtccatTACACATTGTCTGTAGATATACTTGCATCTGTAGCGCTCAGTGAACACAAAAGTATGCAACCAATTGTAACACTACTTTCCCCTCAGTGAGATAGCTAAGTTTGTtgtataggctatcatatgtgcGCTCATGTTACTTAGATGCgcttgaattgtttctgagactatcaccTATATTTGAATCATggtttgatcagaaaatgttgtgAGTTGAGACAGTCAATGAgttctctgatactgaaaaggattttccatctcacagtatgtttgttcTCTCCGTATTGagagttgctaatgtaaaatgtgcattcacaCCGCAGTAGTTCCTTTCTTGGAAACTTTTTCGCGGTCCTTTTGACCACGTGGTTCGATCAATATTTTCTGTGTGCAATGTTCGTGTGTAAACTACTTTACTTCAGCCATTGTCAAAAGTAGCcattgaagtttgatttttttgatGACATtgcataaaaagttgttttcataggcctacagtaattttcgtggagctggttgtttgcaaacactgcaaagaGTGCAGGGTTAATGTTTGGTCAGGTTTTGAGGATTTTAGTTGAAACTCCCAAGTTCGAACCGGCCTATCTACCTGTGATATGCAGTAGTGAACTGTGAGGAATTTAGtgagagatatgcacactgtaggtatGAGGATTTTGAAGAGTTGGAATTGCTGCAAGGTCGAAGTTGGAGCTACTATggagttggcgagtagggaagtacaagggcAGGTGAAAGCGGAGCTAGGCGGTGAAAATTGGTTGAAAGGGCAGGGCGGGCAAAAAGAGTTGCTGGGCAGGCGTAAAAGAATGGCAGGGTGTGCCGCCCCTGTAAAACAGTGAAGCTAGGGCTCTTTATAATGTGTAGGACATTCACACAGTAAAGGCAGTGATACTATCACAACCACACTAGTTAGTaaagtaggtcatacaataaacgcaATTGTTGTTCCATCGGGATGCAAGCTTTTTTAACGGGACGCAAATTTTTTTCTCTAGTATAATACATGTTTTCTCTAGATT is from Apostichopus japonicus isolate 1M-3 chromosome 16, ASM3797524v1, whole genome shotgun sequence and encodes:
- the LOC139982144 gene encoding N-lysine methyltransferase KMT5A-B-like, producing the protein MYNLRCRRQPTPNLNKKLADRNGLSVQWINKEKGRGVFATEEISSGEFLLQYRGDLTTRKNAEIRCQKKVADITYLYFFMHNGQNLCVDATKEDNSLGRLVNDDKRNANCFMKVAKDDVIPHLCLYAKKKILPGEEITYDYGGYCPWRKKTTNEEHDEVPQEEMNTMVCTIIFW